Within the Agromyces atrinae genome, the region GCGGCGCGTGATCACGAATGCGCCACCGAGGAGGAGGAGCAGGATCGCGGAACCACCGAGGTAGGGCAGGTACGGTCCGACACCGGTGTTGGCGAGGCCGTCACCGCCGCCGTTGCCGGCGGGCGCGGGAGCGGGAGCAGCGACGGCGAAGGCCGACGTTGCGCCGGCGCTCGTCTGTCCGTCGATGGTCTGCTCGGCGAAGGCGATGTAGTCACCAGCGGCGAGAGCCGAGGGGATCGCGATCGACCAGGTGCCGTTCTCGACGACGACGTCGCCGAGGACCTCACCCGAGTTGCCCGTGCCGATTCCGACGGTCACCGTGGCGCCGTCGATGCCGGTGCCGGAGACCTTCGTGGGCGCGAAGCCGTGTGCGAAGGTCGTGCCGTTGGCCGGGTCGGTGATGGCCGGAGCGGCCGGGACGACCGAGAACGCCGAGGCGGCCGGGTCGGAGACGATGTCGTCACGCGTCTGCGTAGCGACGATCTCGTAGGAGCCGTAGCCGAGGTCGGCCGGGATCGACCAGGTGCCGTCGGCAGCCACGACCGCGGTGCCTTCGACGTCGCCCTCGAGGGTGACGGTCGCGCCGGCTTCACCGGTACCGGTGACGGCGGTGAGCTCGGTGACGACCTGTGCGCCGTTCGCCGGGTTCGTGATGACCGGTGCGTACAGCGGAGCTGCAACGACGTCGATCGAGAACGAAGCGGAGTCGGAGACGTCGAAGCCCTTCGTGGCGAACGCCGAGAATGCGTAGGTGCCGACCTCGTCGGGAGCCGCGAAGCTGAAGTTGCCCGAAGCGTCGGCGTTCACGTCGAAGCTGTCGCCCTCAGCAGGGTCGATGGTGACGACCGAGTCAGCAGGAGCGGTACCCGTGATCGCAGCGCCGGTCTCGACGTTGCCGCCGTTGACGGGCGAGACGAGTGCAGGAGCATCGATGTGCAGCGCGACGGTGTAGCCGCCCGCCAGTGCCAGACCGGCCTGAAGGTCGGCGCCCCAGATGAGGTTGGTTCCGTCGGTCAGAGTCGTTCCGCCCGAAAGCACGCCAACCGCGGTGTTGCCCTGGATGATGGCTCCGCCGGAGTCACCCTCGTCGCTCACCGCGAAGGCACTGAAGCCGTAGACATACCGTCCGTCGACGTTCGCCCATCCGCCGACTGCATCTACGGTGCCGGTGTGGAAGCCAGTCGTGCGACCCGAGCGAGCGATCTCAGCGCCTGCAGTGGCCGTACCGACGGAAGTCACGGGGATCGTCGACTCGGAGAGATCAGACGTCGTGGTCCAGTCGGTGACCTCGGGCTTGAGGTTCAGGTCGTCGTTCAGCACATCGATGACGGCGAAGTCGATCGAGTTGGGGTCGCCGGCGGCGCCGGTCGAGTTGCCCGTACCGCCGTACTGCGAGAAGGCGAGTTCGCCCAAGTCCTCGTAGACGATGACGGAGCCCGTGCCGCCACCAGCAGTGTCGCTGGTGGGAAGCGTGAGCCCGCTGTACGGAGTCGCACCGTCGTCGTTGCAGTGACCTGCCGTGACGACAGCGGGGTCACCCGCCGCCGACCACGCGCTGAAGCCGATCGAGCACAGGAAGCCGCCTCGGTCGCCAGGATTCTCGACAGAGAGGTATCCGGCACCACCGACGACATCGTTCGCGGCGCGAGCCGCGAACGGCGCGTCGAGGACGCGGATCTCGACGTTGGACGTTCCGTCGATGAAGGACTGCGCCTGAGCATCGAGCTCGTCCTCGGCTTCGGTGACGAAGAGGACGACGTTGCCGTCGGCGTCGGAGGCGACGGCTTCGACGCCGTCGGTCGAGATGAGAGCCTGCGCCGTAGCGTCGAATTCTGCACCGGACGTGGGAGCGACCGTGTCGCCCTCGGTTGCGAAGGCCGCCGGGGCGAACACTCCGCTGAGCGTGAGCGCAAGTGCGGAGGTGACTCCGGCTGCGGCAACGCGCCTAGATCGTGAGGTCATACGTTTCTTGTCTCCTTGGGGTGAGATCATGGTGAACGCCCAGGAGAGTCGAGTAGTCGTGTTCCCCCGAACGACATTCCCGCTTACCCTAGAACGAGTGACGCCTATCTGGCAAATCAATGTGAACGACGTGCGAACTTCGTGCGTAATACAACAGTCAAGGAGTCCTATGCGTATGAATCGACTTATTGCCCCTCTCGCTATTGCGGGAGCCCTCCTCCTTGCCGGATGCGCGACGCCCAGTGCGGGAGGCGGTGACTCCGAGACCGGCGGCAGCCCCGTCGGAATGTGGGGCGAGGACACAAAAGGCTCGCCCTACCTGGAATTTCTTGAGGACGGCACCCTGTCCGGTTCGGACGGCTGCAACGGTATCGGCGGAACCTATACCGATTCCGACGGCACGATCACCGTCGAACTCGGCTTCAGCACACTCAAAGCTTGTGTGGGCGTCGACACCTGGCTGCGTGATATCTCGACTGCGAGCGTCGACGGAGATGCACTCGCCGTGTTCGATACCGACGGCTCGCGCATCGGCACGCTCACCCGCGCAGGCTCCTAGCGGCCGGCATCCTCTGCCTGAATTCCCAGGCGTTTAAACATCAGATGTTGTTCGGCGAAGGCGCGCGAGATGATCGTCGGGATGAGGGTCGTCGTGACGATGGCGGCGCCGATCATCGCAGGCCCCTGAAGGCCGAGCGGAGTGGCGAGTGCCACGCCCGCGACGGTCGTGCCGATCGCGGTACCGGCGTTGAACGCCGAGACGGCGAGAGCGGAGCCGAGCGTGGCGGCCTCTCCCGAGAAGCGCACGGCGAGCAGGATGAGCACGCCGTTCGCGCTGAGTCCGAAGAGACCGAGTACGACGACGAGTGCCGTCATGAGCCACGGCGCCCCGACCGAGAGACTGATCGCGACGAGCACGACCGCGGTCACTGCGGGCACGAGGATCGTCACGACGCCGGGGTGCGCGTCGCCGAAGCGACCGCCGAGGATCGCACCGACGAACGAGCCGACCCCGAACCCGGTCAAGACGAGAGGCACGAGAGCGACAGGCACGCCAGCCTGCTCGGTCAAGATCGGCGCGATGAACGAGTAGGCGGCGAGAACGCCACCCGTCGTCGTCGCGCACGCGAGCAGGGCGAGCCACAGGCGACCTGACCGCAGACCGGCGAGTTGCGCACGCACGGTGCTCGCAGCGGCAGTCGTGTCGTCGCCGGGCACCAGGCGGGCGACGAGTACGACCGCGACGACGGCGGCCGCCCCGAGCACCCAGAAGGTACTGCGCCACCCCGACATCTGGGCGATGAAGGCACCGATCGGAACTCCGATGACCGTCGCGAGCGCACCACCCGCACTCACGATTCCCATGGCGCGCGAGCCGAGGGCGGGGCCGGCGGCACGCGTCGCGACGACCGCGGCGACGGCCCAGAACGCCCCGGTCGCGACAGCTGTGACAAACCGGGCGATCAGGAGGACCGTGAGATCAGCGCTCAGCGCGACGACGACGTGGCCGACGACGAACACCACGAGCGCGAGAACGAGTGTGAGCTTCTTCGACATGCGCATCGTGAGCAACGCCATCGTCGGTGCTCCGACGATCATGCCCGCGGCGAAAACGGTGATGAGCGAACCCGCCTCGGCGAGCGAGAGCCCGAGGTCGCCAGCGACCTGGGGCAGGATGCCGGCGATGACGAACTCCGTCGTGAGCATGAGGAAGGTGCCCGCGGCGAGCACGAAGACGACGAGCGGCAAACGGGCGGGGGTGCCGGCCGAAACAGGAACCGGAGCGTCGGTCGTATGCGTCGTCATGAGACTCCTTCACGCGCGGATGTCGATTGGGCCGTCATCCATCACAGCCGCAGTCGCTCGCGGGCGGGAGGTCCCGTCTATCGGGGGGAGAGACTCACCCCCTCTTCGCGCGCCGGGCGGGTCTAGCGTGAAACTCATGGACACTCCGGCTGACAATCGCGACGACATCCGCGACTTCCTCGCCACCCGGCGAGCGCGCCTCAGCCCTGAGGCGGTTGGTCTGCCCGCGGGGAGCCGCCGTCGTGTGCCGGGGCTTCGTCGGGAAGAAGTCGCGGTGCTCTCGGGCGTCAGCACCGAGTGGTACACCCGGCTCGAGAAGGGGCACATCTCAGGGGTGTCGGAGGACGTGCTCGGCGCCGTGGCCCGCGCGCTGCGACTGAGCGACGACGAGCGCGACTACCTCTTCGATCTCGCGAAGGCCGCGCGCCCGACCCTCCGCCCGGCAGCTCCGCCGAAGGAACGGAGCATCGACTCGCCCGTGCAGTGGCTCATGGACTCGATCACGATGTCGGCGGCATTCCTCCGCAACGGGCGGCTCGACGTCATCGCGACGAACCACCTCGCGCGGGCGCTTCACGCCCCCATGTTCGAGAGCCCGACCGCCGTCGGCGGCCAAGCGAACTTCGCTCGCTTCCACTTCCTCGACCCGGTCGCGCGCGACTTCTTCGTCGACTGGGAGGGCGGAGCCTCGGCGACCGTCGCGCTCTTGCGCGGCGAGGCCGGGCGACGCCCCGCTGACCGCGCGCTGCGCGAACTCATCGGCGAACTCTCGACTCACAGCCGGGAGTTCACGACGCTGTGGGCCGCGCATGACGTACGCACGCGACACGAAGGGATCAAGCCGCTGCAGCACCCCATCGTCGGCTTCATCGAGCTGACGTACCGCACCGCCGAGCTCGGCGACCCGAGCAACGCTGCCCGCACCCTCAACGTCTACACGGCCGAGCCCGGCACCCCGAACGAGGACCGATTGAAGGTGCTGGCGAGCTGGGCGGTGTCGTCCGCAGAGCCTCAGGCATGACCGCGTGACCCCACGGTGCTACTCTCGCGACACACCCGCATCCACCCCGCGAAAGGACCCCGGCAATGGCTTCGAACGACACCGAAGAGAGCGGCTTCACCGACGCCGAACGCGCGGCGATGAAGCAGCGCGCGGCCGAGCTGCGCGCACAGGGCAAGGGCGGCACGGGGTCGGCCAAGAAGAAGCGTGAAGCCGAGGCGTGCGTCGAGGCCATCGCCGCGCTCGAGGGCGCCGACCGTCAGATCGCCGAGCGTCTGCACGCGATCGTCACCGAAGAGGCACCGCACCTCGACCCGAAGACCTGGTACGGATTCCCCTCGTACGCGCGCGACGGCAAGGTCGTCGTCTTCTACCAGCCGGCCTCGAAGTTCGACACCCGCTACGGATCGATCGGCTTCAACGAAGACGCCCTGCTCGACGACGGCGTCTTCTGGCCGACGTCGTTCGCGGTGCTCGAGATCGACGAGGCCGTCGAGAAGAAGCTCCGCGCGCTCGTCACGACCGCCGCGGGTTGAGCGTCACCCTCCGGGTCGGCGGACTTCCACGAACAGAGCTCTCGGCTGAGCTGCGCTCGCGCGGCATCCTCCTCAACGCGCACGCCGAGACGCTTCTCGCGGCGCCGGAGTTCGACGGCGTGACCGAGCCGGAGGTCGTCTCGATCGTCGAGCGCTCCGTGGGCGACCTCGGTTTCGCGGAGGGCGCTCCGCTCTCCCGCATCCTCGCGGCCGCCGAGGCACAGGGCCTCGCGCTCTGCCCTCCCACCACGGGCCCGTACCTGCGTCTCGCAATGGATGAGCAGCAATCGGCACCCGACTCGGTGCTCAGTTCAGGCCGCGCACCCACCGGATCCCTCACCGTCGCGACCCGAGCCCTGAGCGACGACGTCGACTACCCGCGTGGCTTCTACCTGCGCGTCGTCGATGGGCAGTCGTGGTTGCGCGGCTACGCCTGCGACGACGAGCACATCTGGTCACCCGCCGATCGATTCGCCTTCCGGCTGCCTGCCGAGAGCACGCAGTAACCGCTCGAGCGAGTCGAGGCCCGCGCCCGTCATCCCGAGGGCGTACGAAGCCCCGCGGATGACCCAGCGCGCGTCATCCGCTTCGCCCTGCACCTCGACGATGACCGCCGCATGCCGGTCGAGGCGCCACCCGGCGAGCAGGACGACGCGCTCCGCCGCCGACCGGGACGAACCCGAGCCGAGCACGCGAAGCGCGTCGTCCTGCCCTGGGGGCGTCATCGCGATCGCACCCCTGCCCGTCGGCGCTGCACGGCACCGAGCACGAGGTCGACCGCGACGAATGCCGCGAGGCTCCAGCCGAGGAGCGGCAGGAACACGCCGATCGCGACGGCCACGACGAGCACGGAGGCCGTTCCCCACCACGGTGCGCGAGCGATCGCCCCGCGGGCCGGTGCCCGGCCGACGATCGCGCGCGGCTCGCGTGTAGGCCGACGCTGCCACCACATGACGTAGCCCCACACGACCATCGCGACGATCCCGAGCGCCGTGATGAAGAGCCCGATCTGGTTGGGCAGCCCGAACATCGTTCCCTGGTGCGTGTCGATGCCCCAGCGCGCGAGCTTCGCCGCGAACGGGTAGTCGGCGAAGTCGACGCGGTCGGTGACCTCGAGCGTCTGACCGTCGATCGCGACGGCGTCGACCTCGGTCGGGAAACTGCGCTGGATCTCTTGCACGACCCACGCCGTCTCGGCACCCGCGGGCGGGCGGATCTCGACGAGACCGGTGTTGACGTTGACCTCCTCAGCGATCGACAGCACCGAATCGAACGCCGCCGGGCTCACGTCGCCCGTGGTCGACTCCCCTCCGCCCGAGCCGCCGTGGTGCGCGTGATCGTCGTGGGCGACCTCAGCACCTCCCGACAGGTCGGTGTTGAGAGACGGTGTCGACCAGTTCGCCGCGGCCCGCAGATCGGCGACGTTCGTGCCGCCGTACGCCGACCACGTGATGCCCGTCGCGGCGAGGAAGAGTGCCCCGATCGCGAGCCAGATGCCCGTCGACGTGTGCCAGCTGAGTATCGCGCGGTATCCCTTCGCGGTGCGGTTCGGACGCACGAAGTCCTTCTTCGCGCGCGACTTCCGCACACGCACGACCCAGAGCGCGACTCCCGCGAGGGTGATGACGCCGAGCCAGGATGCCGCGAGCTCGCTGTACAGCCGGCCGACCTCACCGAGGTGCAGGTTGCGGTGCAACTGGCTGATCCACGTGCGCAGCGGCAGTGCGCCGCTCGTGCCGTACGCCGTGAGCTCGCCCCGGATATCGGCGGTCGCCGGGTCGACGAACACTGCGCGGGTCTCGCTCTCGCCGAGCGACGCGTCGGCGTACATCACACGCGTCGTGTCGCCGGGGTTCGGCGCCGGCCGCACGGCGGCGATCGTCTCGCCCTCGCCGACGTAGGCGTCGGCCGCCGCGATCTGGTCGGCGAGAGGCAGGGAGGTGTCGGCGACGGGCGCGCGGAGCTCGTCGGCGTAGACGACCTGCTCGATCTGCGGAGCGAGCGCGTAGAGCGCGCCGCTCGTCGCGGCGACGAGGATGAACGGGCCGACGAGGATCGCGGCGTAGAAGTGCAGGCGGAGCAGCAGTTGCGCCATCCAGCCCTTCCGGTTCACGGGAGGGATCGGCGCGGGAGCCGGTTTGTCGAGCGTCGAGGTCATGGGGTTCCGATCGAGGTGAGGGGTCAGAGCAGGGTGTCGCCGATGTAGCCGCCCTCGGCGCACCCGGGCGGGAGAGCGAAGACGGCCGAACCGATCGGCACGGTCCATTCGTTGAGGAGGTCGAGCTCGTCGAGGCGCTTCTGGATCGGCACGAACTGACGCGTCACATCGGCTTGGTGCGAGACGAAGAGAAGCCCCGAATTCGAGATGCCACCGCCCGTCGGCGCGTCGTCGTAGTTGTACCCCCGGCGGTAGATGCGCTCGGCGGTGTTCTCCGACCGCGACCGGCGAACGTGCGAGAACTCGGGGATGACAGGGAAGCCGATCGCCGTCGTCGCCTCGAAGTCGGGCTCGTCGTGCTCGGCCGTGCCCGTGAGCGGAGCCCCGTTCGAGAGGTATCGGCCGACCGACTGCTCCCGGCCGCCGCGGTCGAGTCGGTCCCACTTGTCGAGGTCCATGTGGATGCGGCGGACGACGACACTCGTGCCGCCCGCGAGCCATCCCTCGCGGCACCACACCAGGTCGCCGAAGTCGTCATCGCTCGGCGCAGGATTCACGGTTCCGTCGACCTGACCGAAGAGGTTGCGCATCGTGGTGCCGTTGTTCTCCGACCCGTACGCGCGCCGGAACCCCGTCTGCGTCCACCGCACGGCGGCGAAGCTCCGCGTGTCTTTCAGCAGCATGCGCACGGCATGCGCCACGGTGAAGGCGTCGTCGGCGGCGACCTGGAGGAGCAGGTCGCCTCCGCTCCAGGCATCCTCGAGCCGATCGATGCCGAACGCGGGGAGGGCGCCGAGCCACGCGGGGCGCGCCTCAGTGCCCGCGGCGCGCGAGACGAGCTCGGCACCGAACCCGACCGTGACGGTGAGCCGGGCCGGCACGACGGCGAGCTCGGGCTCGGAGTCGGCGAGCGCGGCGACACCCTGGGTCAGGCGCGCGGCGTCATCGGTCAGCACGCGCAGCATGCGCCGGATCGCGTCGCGGTCGGTGTCGGGGTGCAGATCGAGCGCGATGAGTGTCGTGTGCGCCTGCGGGGCGACGGTCACACCCGCCTGGTGAGCGCCGTAGAAGGGCACCGTGAGGGAGCCGTTGAGCGGTTCGGCGACCGCGTCATCCGCTCGGGGGCGCGCGAGAACGGCATCCGCCCCGATCGCCGCTGCGGCGCCGAGGCCGGCGACGGCACCTCCGAAGAGGAGCCGTCGCCGGGTCAGCCCACCGGCAGCGGGCTGTTCGGCTTGAGGGTCGGTCATTCGCCCTCGCCGCCCATGTCCATGTCCATCTCGCCGTCGCCGACGTAGTTCTCGTTCGCGCCCGAGTAGTCCTTCGCGGGAGCGGTGAACTCGAAGGTCGATCCGTCGTCGAAGGTGAGGGTGAACGCGACCTCGTCACCGGCCACGACGGGAGCCTCGAGGCCCATGAGCATGATGTGGTTGCCACCCGGCGTGAGCTCGAGGATCTCGCCCGCGGCGATCGTGAAGCCTCCCGTCTTCTCGCGCATGACCATCTCGCCCGATTCGTTCTCGACGGTCTCGTGCAGTTCGAGCATCGGCGAGGCGGCCGACGTCGCCGAGACGACCGTGATGTCAGCGTCGCCCGTGTTCTCGATCTCGCCGAACGCGGCCGACATGCCCGACTCGGCGGTCTTCACCCACGCGTCGTCGATGGTGACCGCCTCGGCGGCGGTCGTCGTCGACACCGAAGCCGGCTCGGGCGACGAGCACCCGGCGAGCGCGAGGGCGAGGATGCCGCCGGAGAGGGCTGCGGTGAGGCGGAGACGTGCATTCATGAGTGGTGCCTTTCTGTAGGGATGGTGCGGTGATTCAGGAACGGGGACGGCGACGGATGACGCGCGCGAGCGCCCACCACACACCGAGTGCGAGCGCGGCGCCGCCGAGACCGAGGAGCACGGGGCGGAGCACGGCGAACGAATCGTCGGAGGCGGATTCGTCGGGTGCGGCTTCGTCGGCTGCGGCGGGGCTCGGCTCCGCCGTAGCGACGGGCGCCGGCGCGACGTCGCCGATCGAGAAGGGGATGACACCGCTGATCGGATGACCGTCGGCCGACACGACGCGCCAGCGCACTTCGTAGACGCCGTCGGGAGCGCCCGTGGCGAGGGGTGCCGTGACCACATCGCCGTCGAGTCGCGTCTCGCCGCTCACCCAGTCGTTGCCCGCGTCATCCACCACGAGCACGAGCGCACCGATCGTCAGTACGTCGTCCGAGAACGTGAGCGCGACGTCGGCGGGAGCCGCGTCGAGGTTCTCGTCGACGGCGGGCGAACTGTCGAGCAGCTGGTCGTGGGCGAACGCCGGAGTCGCGACCCCGACGCTCAGCGCTGCGGCGAGCAGGAGCGAGACGGCGAGGGCGCCGCCCGACCTGCGGAGGATTCGTTTCGTCATGGTGTGTCCTTCGTTCGGCGATTGAGCCGGGCGAGCCCGGAGTTATAGGCGTCGAGCTCGGCTTCTCCGTCGCGGTCGGCCCGGCGGTCGTAGCGCTTCGCAGCGCGCTCGTCGCTCCGCATCCACTGGGTGACGACGATCATTGCGACGAGCACGGCGGGAACCTCGCCCACGCTCCACGCGATTCCACCGCCGACGCCCTGGTCGGCGAGCAGCGCATCGGTGTCGGTGTAGCCCATGGCGATCCACCACGATTCGGCGAGCACCGTCGACTGCGACATGATCGCGAGCCCGAAGAACGCGTGGAACGCGAGAGTGGCCAGCAGGATCAGGAGTCGGAACGCGTGGTTCGTTCGCGCCGGGCCCGGGTCGACGCCGATGAGCACCCAGAAGAAGAGGTAGCCGCTCGCAAGGAAGTGCACGGTCATGAGCACGTGCCCCTGGTGGCTGTACATCGCCCACTCGAACCAGCCCGTGTAGTAGAAGACGACGAGACTCCCCGCGAAGATGACCGCCGCGACGGCCGGACGCGAGAGCAGCCCGAGGTAGCGCGAGTGCACGAGTGTGAGGATCCACTCGCGAAGACCTCGGCCGCCGTCATCCCGCACCGGAAGGGTGCGCAGAGCGAGCAGCACCGGGCC harbors:
- a CDS encoding Dyp-type peroxidase, with product MTDPQAEQPAAGGLTRRRLLFGGAVAGLGAAAAIGADAVLARPRADDAVAEPLNGSLTVPFYGAHQAGVTVAPQAHTTLIALDLHPDTDRDAIRRMLRVLTDDAARLTQGVAALADSEPELAVVPARLTVTVGFGAELVSRAAGTEARPAWLGALPAFGIDRLEDAWSGGDLLLQVAADDAFTVAHAVRMLLKDTRSFAAVRWTQTGFRRAYGSENNGTTMRNLFGQVDGTVNPAPSDDDFGDLVWCREGWLAGGTSVVVRRIHMDLDKWDRLDRGGREQSVGRYLSNGAPLTGTAEHDEPDFEATTAIGFPVIPEFSHVRRSRSENTAERIYRRGYNYDDAPTGGGISNSGLLFVSHQADVTRQFVPIQKRLDELDLLNEWTVPIGSAVFALPPGCAEGGYIGDTLL
- a CDS encoding helix-turn-helix transcriptional regulator, producing MDTPADNRDDIRDFLATRRARLSPEAVGLPAGSRRRVPGLRREEVAVLSGVSTEWYTRLEKGHISGVSEDVLGAVARALRLSDDERDYLFDLAKAARPTLRPAAPPKERSIDSPVQWLMDSITMSAAFLRNGRLDVIATNHLARALHAPMFESPTAVGGQANFARFHFLDPVARDFFVDWEGGASATVALLRGEAGRRPADRALRELIGELSTHSREFTTLWAAHDVRTRHEGIKPLQHPIVGFIELTYRTAELGDPSNAARTLNVYTAEPGTPNEDRLKVLASWAVSSAEPQA
- a CDS encoding MFS transporter, which codes for MTTHTTDAPVPVSAGTPARLPLVVFVLAAGTFLMLTTEFVIAGILPQVAGDLGLSLAEAGSLITVFAAGMIVGAPTMALLTMRMSKKLTLVLALVVFVVGHVVVALSADLTVLLIARFVTAVATGAFWAVAAVVATRAAGPALGSRAMGIVSAGGALATVIGVPIGAFIAQMSGWRSTFWVLGAAAVVAVVLVARLVPGDDTTAAASTVRAQLAGLRSGRLWLALLACATTTGGVLAAYSFIAPILTEQAGVPVALVPLVLTGFGVGSFVGAILGGRFGDAHPGVVTILVPAVTAVVLVAISLSVGAPWLMTALVVVLGLFGLSANGVLILLAVRFSGEAATLGSALAVSAFNAGTAIGTTVAGVALATPLGLQGPAMIGAAIVTTTLIPTIISRAFAEQHLMFKRLGIQAEDAGR
- a CDS encoding copper chaperone PCu(A)C, whose translation is MNARLRLTAALSGGILALALAGCSSPEPASVSTTTAAEAVTIDDAWVKTAESGMSAAFGEIENTGDADITVVSATSAASPMLELHETVENESGEMVMREKTGGFTIAAGEILELTPGGNHIMLMGLEAPVVAGDEVAFTLTFDDGSTFEFTAPAKDYSGANENYVGDGEMDMDMGGEGE
- a CDS encoding PepSY-associated TM helix domain-containing protein, with product MTSTLDKPAPAPIPPVNRKGWMAQLLLRLHFYAAILVGPFILVAATSGALYALAPQIEQVVYADELRAPVADTSLPLADQIAAADAYVGEGETIAAVRPAPNPGDTTRVMYADASLGESETRAVFVDPATADIRGELTAYGTSGALPLRTWISQLHRNLHLGEVGRLYSELAASWLGVITLAGVALWVVRVRKSRAKKDFVRPNRTAKGYRAILSWHTSTGIWLAIGALFLAATGITWSAYGGTNVADLRAAANWSTPSLNTDLSGGAEVAHDDHAHHGGSGGGESTTGDVSPAAFDSVLSIAEEVNVNTGLVEIRPPAGAETAWVVQEIQRSFPTEVDAVAIDGQTLEVTDRVDFADYPFAAKLARWGIDTHQGTMFGLPNQIGLFITALGIVAMVVWGYVMWWQRRPTREPRAIVGRAPARGAIARAPWWGTASVLVVAVAIGVFLPLLGWSLAAFVAVDLVLGAVQRRRAGVRSR
- a CDS encoding iron chaperone is translated as MASNDTEESGFTDAERAAMKQRAAELRAQGKGGTGSAKKKREAEACVEAIAALEGADRQIAERLHAIVTEEAPHLDPKTWYGFPSYARDGKVVVFYQPASKFDTRYGSIGFNEDALLDDGVFWPTSFAVLEIDEAVEKKLRALVTTAAG
- a CDS encoding META domain-containing protein — its product is MNRLIAPLAIAGALLLAGCATPSAGGGDSETGGSPVGMWGEDTKGSPYLEFLEDGTLSGSDGCNGIGGTYTDSDGTITVELGFSTLKACVGVDTWLRDISTASVDGDALAVFDTDGSRIGTLTRAGS
- a CDS encoding copper resistance CopC family protein, with protein sequence MTKRILRRSGGALAVSLLLAAALSVGVATPAFAHDQLLDSSPAVDENLDAAPADVALTFSDDVLTIGALVLVVDDAGNDWVSGETRLDGDVVTAPLATGAPDGVYEVRWRVVSADGHPISGVIPFSIGDVAPAPVATAEPSPAAADEAAPDESASDDSFAVLRPVLLGLGGAALALGVWWALARVIRRRPRS